GGCACGAGCTTCCTTACAGCCGCTAAACCGATTAGGCCGTCTGTTCTTCCGTTCGCGGCAGGCCGAGTCGTGGGACGAGCCATTGGAAGATGACGAGCGAGACGACGTAGGCAAATCCCGCAAGCGTGAAGATGACGAGCGGATGCAGCGAGAACAGCTCCGAGACAAGCCAGGTGAAGAAGGCTCCGCCCGCCGCGCCTGCTGCTCCGCCCAGGCCGACAACCGTGCTGACGCTGGTGGATGGGAACATGTCCGTCGGCGTGGCGAAGATGTTCGCCGACCAGCCCTGATGCGCCGCAGTGGCAAGACAGAAGAGTCCGATCGCAGGCCACGGGTTGCTGTGGAAGATCTCGTGCATATGCGGGACGAGCATGATGGGCAGCACGCAGAGGGAGGTGACGAGTAGCGCGAACTTGCGGCCCGCGTTGACCGATGCGCCGTGCTTCATACGGAAGCCGGAGAGCCATCCGCCGGCGACGGAGCCGATGGTGGCGGCGGTGTAGATGATGATGAGCGGATACTTGGCATGATTGAGATCCAGGCCGTATTTGTCGTGGAGAAACTTGGGAAGATAGAAGAGATAGAACCACCAGATGGGGTCGGTGAAGGCCTTGGCGATACAAAAAGCCCAGAAGCCGCGATGGCGCGCGAGCGTGCCGTAGAGTGGCTTGTCTTTCGTGACGGGTGCAAGCGCTGCCTGCGTCATCGTCAAGCCGCGGCGCAGCTTGTTGTACGGGAAGATGAGCCAGATGATGCACCAGATCAGGCCCATGGAGCCGGTGCAGATAAAGGCGGCGTGCCATCCAAAGGCCGTGGTGACGGCAGCGATCAGGATAGGCGCGATGAAGAACGAGGCATTGGTTCCGGAGTTGAAGAGGCCGTTGGCAAGAGCGCGCTCGTCGGAGGGGAACCACTCGGTGACAGCCTTGATGGCGGCGGGGAAGTTGCCGGACTCGCCGAGACCGAGGAAGATGCGTGCGATGCAGAAGCCGATGACGCTGGAGACCAGAGAGTGGCTGATAGAGGCGCATCCCCAGATAAGGATGGCGAGCACGTAGCCGGTTTTGGTGCCGAGCTTGTCGATAACGCGCCCGGCGAAGAGGAAGCCGACTCCGTAGGCGATCTGGAAGCAGATCACGATGCGGCCGTAGTTGAGGTCGTACGCGTGCTGGTGGGCGGAGTCGAGGCCCGGAATCCAGCCCATGAAGGGCAGATGCAGCAGCGGTTCGATCAGCGAGAGGACCGAACGGTCCATGTAGTTGATGGTTGTCGCGAGGAAGAGAAGAAAACAGACGAACCATCGAATATTGGACTTGTCGGGGGCCGTGGCGGTAAAGCCCTGGTCAGACAGACTGGCGGTGTTGGAAGGCATTAAGTTGTAACTCCGACGACAAAGGTTGGTCTGACCATATTCAGTGCTGGCTTTTTAGGGCTGAAAGTTTGAGGAAACGTGCTGTGGATGAGGATAGCTGCTTTCAACATAGATGTGTCAAGCGAATGCGACAGACGGGCAGTTCTGTTGCGGCGTGCCGGATGAGGTATCTTGGGCAAAAGTGGTCCTACGAAATCGTTTCAAGGGGGAAGAGATGAGGTTAGAGGTTGCCGGGCTAGCGTTTCTGGTTGTGTGCGGTGTTGCTGGTGCACAGATGAAGACGATCACGGTGGGAGCGAAGGGCGCGGACTTCACGACGATCCAGGCTGCAGTTGACGCTGCTCCGGCAACTGGCGCGGTGATACGAATTGAGCCTGGGGTGTATCGCGAGGTGGTGCATGTGGACCAATCACACATCCAGTTCCGCGGGCAGACGGATGATCCGTCGAAGGTCGAGCTGGTTTATGGCAACAGCGCGGCTTCAACTTGTGGAACCTCATGCTCTGCGACGCTCTTTGTTACAGGGACAGACTTTATTGCGACTGACATGACGATTGCCAACGACTACAGCAAGACGAGCGATGTACCTTCGCAGGCCGTGGCGCTTTCGGTGCGAGGCGACCGTGCCGTGTTTCGTCATGTGCGACTGCTGGGCGCACAGGACACTCTCTACGCGGCGAGCGGTCACTGCATGAACGGAGCGGTGAACTGCACGATCTCGCGGCAGTACTATGCGGACTGCTATATCGAAGGGCACGTGGATTTCATCTTCGGCGATGCGAAGGCGGTCTTCGACCACTGCGAGATTCACAGCATCCCACACATTGCCGGAGGTTATCTGACGGCGCAGAGCAACACGCGACCGGGGCAGGATTCCGGGTATGTCTTCAACCATTGCAAACTGACGGCGGACGAGGGCGCGGGGAATGTGTACCTGGGCCGTCCGTGGCGTGACTATGCGACGGTGGTCTACCTGAATACGTGGATGGGCAAACAGATTATGCCGGCAGGCTGGTCGGATTGGAAGAGCGCGCCTGCGCCACGTCTGCCGATGACTACTTATGCAGAGTTCAACTCAACCGGGCCAGGAGCGGATGCGAAGGATCGGGAGCCTTATGCGAAGCAGCTCACCGCTGCCGAAGCGGCGAAGTACGAAACGAAGGCGTACATGGCGGGT
This is a stretch of genomic DNA from Edaphobacter acidisoli. It encodes these proteins:
- a CDS encoding pectinesterase family protein — encoded protein: MRLEVAGLAFLVVCGVAGAQMKTITVGAKGADFTTIQAAVDAAPATGAVIRIEPGVYREVVHVDQSHIQFRGQTDDPSKVELVYGNSAASTCGTSCSATLFVTGTDFIATDMTIANDYSKTSDVPSQAVALSVRGDRAVFRHVRLLGAQDTLYAASGHCMNGAVNCTISRQYYADCYIEGHVDFIFGDAKAVFDHCEIHSIPHIAGGYLTAQSNTRPGQDSGYVFNHCKLTADEGAGNVYLGRPWRDYATVVYLNTWMGKQIMPAGWSDWKSAPAPRLPMTTYAEFNSTGPGADAKDREPYAKQLTAAEAAKYETKAYMAGNDGWNPEAVK
- a CDS encoding MFS transporter, with amino-acid sequence MPSNTASLSDQGFTATAPDKSNIRWFVCFLLFLATTINYMDRSVLSLIEPLLHLPFMGWIPGLDSAHQHAYDLNYGRIVICFQIAYGVGFLFAGRVIDKLGTKTGYVLAILIWGCASISHSLVSSVIGFCIARIFLGLGESGNFPAAIKAVTEWFPSDERALANGLFNSGTNASFFIAPILIAAVTTAFGWHAAFICTGSMGLIWCIIWLIFPYNKLRRGLTMTQAALAPVTKDKPLYGTLARHRGFWAFCIAKAFTDPIWWFYLFYLPKFLHDKYGLDLNHAKYPLIIIYTAATIGSVAGGWLSGFRMKHGASVNAGRKFALLVTSLCVLPIMLVPHMHEIFHSNPWPAIGLFCLATAAHQGWSANIFATPTDMFPSTSVSTVVGLGGAAGAAGGAFFTWLVSELFSLHPLVIFTLAGFAYVVSLVIFQWLVPRLGLPRTEEQTA